A genome region from Panicum virgatum strain AP13 chromosome 4K, P.virgatum_v5, whole genome shotgun sequence includes the following:
- the LOC120703013 gene encoding O-fucosyltransferase 15-like isoform X3, producing MWRPCSDQRDWEASEGTNGYIMISANGGINQQRVAICNAVTISRLLNATLVIPKFLYSNVWLDKSQFGDIYQEDYFINYLKSDIRIVKDLPVELQSLDLEVIGSLVNDTDVMKEAKPSLYVKKILPILLRNRVVHFIGFGNRLSFDPIPSDLQRLRCRCNFHALRFVPKIQEMGALLVERLHGHKSHLSPLKDSLLGQFAVKSAPSANKSDASKYLAVHLRFEIDMVAYSLCYFGGGKDEEDQLEAYRQIHFPVLTELKKTTKLPPAAFLRSEGKCPLAPEEAVLMLAAIGFKRSTNIYIAGAEIYGGRHRMAAISRLYPALLTKETLLSPSELEPFKNFSSQLAALDFIACAAADAFAMTDPGSQFSSLVQGYRMYYGGGNLPTIRPNKRRLASIFVKNGTIEWQEFQTRVRKLIQQTKQVHERPVARSIFRHPRCPECMCRTEH from the exons ATGTGGCGACCATGTTCTGACCAAAGGGATTGGGAAGCATCAG AGGGAACCAATGGTTACATCATGATCAGCGCGAATGGTGGCATAAACCAGCAAAGGGTTGCG ATTTGCAATGCTGTTACAATCTCCCGGCTGCTCAATGCAACTCTTGTCATCCCAAAATTCTTGTACAGTAATGTTTGGCTGGACAAAAG TCAGTTTGGCGATATATATCAGGAGGATTATTTTATCAATTATTTGAAATCTGATATTCGGATTGTAAAGGATCTTCCAGTAGAGCTGCAATCACTAGACTTGGAGGTGATCGGTAGTCTT GTTAATGATACAGATGTCATGAAAGAGGCAAAGCCCAGTTTGTATGTGAAAAAAATACTGCCAATTTTACTGAGGAATAGAGTTGTTCATTTTATAGGATTTGGCAATCGCTTATCTTTTGACCCAATACCTTCTGACCTTCAG AGACTGCGATGCAGATGTAACTTCCATGCTCTTCGCTTTGTGCCCAAAATTCAAGAAATGGGTGCACTTCTTGTAGAGAGGTTACATGGCCATAAATCCCATTTGTCACCTTTGAAGGATAGTCTTTTAGGTCAGTTTGCTGTCAAGTCTGCCCCCAGTGCAAACAAGAGTGATGCATCCAAATACCTGGCTGTTCATCTCAGGTTTGAGATTGATATGGTTGCATACTCGTTGTGTTACTTTGGTGGTGGGAAAGATGAGGAAGATCAATTAGAAGCTTATCGCCAAATTCATTTTCCTGTTCTGACAGAACTGAAGAAGACGACTAA GTTGCCCCCTGCTGCTTTCCTACGGTCTGAAGGCAAATGTCCCCTTGCACCCGAAGAGGCTGTGCTTATGCTAGCTGCTATTGGTTTCAAGCGCAGCACAAATATTTACATTGCAGGTGCTGAAATTTATGGAGGGAGGCATAGGATGGCTGCCATAAGTCGTCTTTATCCTGCTTTATTAACTAAAGAAACCCTTCTTTCTCCATCTGAGCTTGAACCATTTAAGAATTTCTCATCTCAG TTGGCAGCTCTGGACTTCATTGCATGTGCAGCTGCTGATGCATTTGCTATGACTGACCCAGGAAGTCAGTTTTCTTCACTTGTTCAAGGCTACCGCATGTACTATGGTGGTGGGAACCTTCCCACAATAAGACCAAATAAACGGCGGCTAGCTAGCATATTTGTGAAGAATGGCACGATCGAGTGGCAAGAATTTCAAACAAGAGTAAGAAAACTAATACAGCAAACTAAGCAAGTTCATGAGAGGCCTGTTGCAAGAAGCATATTTAGACATCCACGATGTCCAGAGTGCATGTGCAGAACAGAGCATTGA
- the LOC120703013 gene encoding O-fucosyltransferase 15-like isoform X2: MLTRLLALAAHALAEAETRPEPKDLWEEPINATMWRPCSDQRDWEASEGTNGYIMISANGGINQQRVAICNAVTISRLLNATLVIPKFLYSNVWLDKSQFGDIYQEDYFINYLKSDIRIVKDLPVELQSLDLEVIGSLVNDTDVMKEAKPSLYVKKILPILLRNRVVHFIGFGNRLSFDPIPSDLQRLRCRCNFHALRFVPKIQEMGALLVERLHGHKSHLSPLKDSLLGQFAVKSAPSANKSDASKYLAVHLRFEIDMVAYSLCYFGGGKDEEDQLEAYRQIHFPVLTELKKTTKLPPAAFLRSEGKCPLAPEEAVLMLAAIGFKRSTNIYIAGAEIYGGRHRMAAISRLYPALLTKETLLSPSELEPFKNFSSQLAALDFIACAAADAFAMTDPGSQFSSLVQGYRMYYGGGNLPTIRPNKRRLASIFVKNGTIEWQEFQTRVRKLIQQTKQVHERPVARSIFRHPRCPECMCRTEH; encoded by the exons ATGCTTACCCGGCTGCTTGCTTTGGCAGCCCATGCTTTGGCAGAG GCAGAGACCAGGCCTGAACCTAAGGATTTGTGGGAAGAGCCGATAAATGCTACTATGTGGCGACCATGTTCTGACCAAAGGGATTGGGAAGCATCAG AGGGAACCAATGGTTACATCATGATCAGCGCGAATGGTGGCATAAACCAGCAAAGGGTTGCG ATTTGCAATGCTGTTACAATCTCCCGGCTGCTCAATGCAACTCTTGTCATCCCAAAATTCTTGTACAGTAATGTTTGGCTGGACAAAAG TCAGTTTGGCGATATATATCAGGAGGATTATTTTATCAATTATTTGAAATCTGATATTCGGATTGTAAAGGATCTTCCAGTAGAGCTGCAATCACTAGACTTGGAGGTGATCGGTAGTCTT GTTAATGATACAGATGTCATGAAAGAGGCAAAGCCCAGTTTGTATGTGAAAAAAATACTGCCAATTTTACTGAGGAATAGAGTTGTTCATTTTATAGGATTTGGCAATCGCTTATCTTTTGACCCAATACCTTCTGACCTTCAG AGACTGCGATGCAGATGTAACTTCCATGCTCTTCGCTTTGTGCCCAAAATTCAAGAAATGGGTGCACTTCTTGTAGAGAGGTTACATGGCCATAAATCCCATTTGTCACCTTTGAAGGATAGTCTTTTAGGTCAGTTTGCTGTCAAGTCTGCCCCCAGTGCAAACAAGAGTGATGCATCCAAATACCTGGCTGTTCATCTCAGGTTTGAGATTGATATGGTTGCATACTCGTTGTGTTACTTTGGTGGTGGGAAAGATGAGGAAGATCAATTAGAAGCTTATCGCCAAATTCATTTTCCTGTTCTGACAGAACTGAAGAAGACGACTAA GTTGCCCCCTGCTGCTTTCCTACGGTCTGAAGGCAAATGTCCCCTTGCACCCGAAGAGGCTGTGCTTATGCTAGCTGCTATTGGTTTCAAGCGCAGCACAAATATTTACATTGCAGGTGCTGAAATTTATGGAGGGAGGCATAGGATGGCTGCCATAAGTCGTCTTTATCCTGCTTTATTAACTAAAGAAACCCTTCTTTCTCCATCTGAGCTTGAACCATTTAAGAATTTCTCATCTCAG TTGGCAGCTCTGGACTTCATTGCATGTGCAGCTGCTGATGCATTTGCTATGACTGACCCAGGAAGTCAGTTTTCTTCACTTGTTCAAGGCTACCGCATGTACTATGGTGGTGGGAACCTTCCCACAATAAGACCAAATAAACGGCGGCTAGCTAGCATATTTGTGAAGAATGGCACGATCGAGTGGCAAGAATTTCAAACAAGAGTAAGAAAACTAATACAGCAAACTAAGCAAGTTCATGAGAGGCCTGTTGCAAGAAGCATATTTAGACATCCACGATGTCCAGAGTGCATGTGCAGAACAGAGCATTGA
- the LOC120703013 gene encoding O-fucosyltransferase 15-like isoform X1 — protein sequence MPEAAPPPLPLLAAASSPAAGPLQRARRRQLQQHRRGWRRPRGLLAWGALVAFFFVMNWWMFSRLQDPEARPHFRLRRHPPRADAAARNSSSLSTLEEVAGTAKGKGPHRVMLTRLLALAAHALAEAETRPEPKDLWEEPINATMWRPCSDQRDWEASEGTNGYIMISANGGINQQRVAICNAVTISRLLNATLVIPKFLYSNVWLDKSQFGDIYQEDYFINYLKSDIRIVKDLPVELQSLDLEVIGSLVNDTDVMKEAKPSLYVKKILPILLRNRVVHFIGFGNRLSFDPIPSDLQRLRCRCNFHALRFVPKIQEMGALLVERLHGHKSHLSPLKDSLLGQFAVKSAPSANKSDASKYLAVHLRFEIDMVAYSLCYFGGGKDEEDQLEAYRQIHFPVLTELKKTTKLPPAAFLRSEGKCPLAPEEAVLMLAAIGFKRSTNIYIAGAEIYGGRHRMAAISRLYPALLTKETLLSPSELEPFKNFSSQLAALDFIACAAADAFAMTDPGSQFSSLVQGYRMYYGGGNLPTIRPNKRRLASIFVKNGTIEWQEFQTRVRKLIQQTKQVHERPVARSIFRHPRCPECMCRTEH from the exons ATGCCCGaggcggcgcccccgccgctgccgctgctggcggccgcgagctccccggcggcgggccCGCTGCagcgggcgaggcggcggcagctgcagcagcaccggagggggtggcggcgccCGCGCGGGCTGCTGGCCTGGGGCGCCCTCGtggccttcttcttcgtcatgAACTGGTGGATGTTCTCCCGCCTCCAGGACCCCGAAGCGCGCCCGCACTTCCggctgcgccgccacccgccccgcgcggacgccgccgcccgcaacaGCTCGTCGCTCTCGACTCTG GAAGAGGTGGCTGGCACTGCTAAGGGGAAGGGGCCACACAGGGTTATGCTTACCCGGCTGCTTGCTTTGGCAGCCCATGCTTTGGCAGAG GCAGAGACCAGGCCTGAACCTAAGGATTTGTGGGAAGAGCCGATAAATGCTACTATGTGGCGACCATGTTCTGACCAAAGGGATTGGGAAGCATCAG AGGGAACCAATGGTTACATCATGATCAGCGCGAATGGTGGCATAAACCAGCAAAGGGTTGCG ATTTGCAATGCTGTTACAATCTCCCGGCTGCTCAATGCAACTCTTGTCATCCCAAAATTCTTGTACAGTAATGTTTGGCTGGACAAAAG TCAGTTTGGCGATATATATCAGGAGGATTATTTTATCAATTATTTGAAATCTGATATTCGGATTGTAAAGGATCTTCCAGTAGAGCTGCAATCACTAGACTTGGAGGTGATCGGTAGTCTT GTTAATGATACAGATGTCATGAAAGAGGCAAAGCCCAGTTTGTATGTGAAAAAAATACTGCCAATTTTACTGAGGAATAGAGTTGTTCATTTTATAGGATTTGGCAATCGCTTATCTTTTGACCCAATACCTTCTGACCTTCAG AGACTGCGATGCAGATGTAACTTCCATGCTCTTCGCTTTGTGCCCAAAATTCAAGAAATGGGTGCACTTCTTGTAGAGAGGTTACATGGCCATAAATCCCATTTGTCACCTTTGAAGGATAGTCTTTTAGGTCAGTTTGCTGTCAAGTCTGCCCCCAGTGCAAACAAGAGTGATGCATCCAAATACCTGGCTGTTCATCTCAGGTTTGAGATTGATATGGTTGCATACTCGTTGTGTTACTTTGGTGGTGGGAAAGATGAGGAAGATCAATTAGAAGCTTATCGCCAAATTCATTTTCCTGTTCTGACAGAACTGAAGAAGACGACTAA GTTGCCCCCTGCTGCTTTCCTACGGTCTGAAGGCAAATGTCCCCTTGCACCCGAAGAGGCTGTGCTTATGCTAGCTGCTATTGGTTTCAAGCGCAGCACAAATATTTACATTGCAGGTGCTGAAATTTATGGAGGGAGGCATAGGATGGCTGCCATAAGTCGTCTTTATCCTGCTTTATTAACTAAAGAAACCCTTCTTTCTCCATCTGAGCTTGAACCATTTAAGAATTTCTCATCTCAG TTGGCAGCTCTGGACTTCATTGCATGTGCAGCTGCTGATGCATTTGCTATGACTGACCCAGGAAGTCAGTTTTCTTCACTTGTTCAAGGCTACCGCATGTACTATGGTGGTGGGAACCTTCCCACAATAAGACCAAATAAACGGCGGCTAGCTAGCATATTTGTGAAGAATGGCACGATCGAGTGGCAAGAATTTCAAACAAGAGTAAGAAAACTAATACAGCAAACTAAGCAAGTTCATGAGAGGCCTGTTGCAAGAAGCATATTTAGACATCCACGATGTCCAGAGTGCATGTGCAGAACAGAGCATTGA